GGTTGAAAAACTAAACATGCCTTATAAGAAAATCGCGATTTAATACTTTAATTGcaaaaaagattaaaattttttcataggttttaattaaaattaatattacgAAGTTAATTTACTATACGAGATAAACTATGAAAGAtttagcaaaaaaaatcaatgaaCTTAGATGAAATTAATTGCAGACACGGGTTTGTGTTACTATttgaaaagaaatataaattatcgAAATGTTAGAGACTTATACAATCtatctaaaatattgttttgcCATTTGTTTCCacatttaatatataaatcaaaGTTTATTAGCACgcaaaaaacaaacagGACAcgttaataaaattaacttAACATTTAGTAATACAACCTAGCTGTTAATTgtgttataataaataaaaaagttagattgtaaaataaaccAAAAGAGAAGGTTAGGTTTTGTATTAAACATGTCACACTTTAATTTaccataaaaattatgttaaaTACAAATGCGAAAGGCATgataatctaaaaataatcaaatttgaacaaattctttataaagtcatttatatttttaaacaatataaaattaaaatattttgtccCATAATGCTGtttctatttctttttaatatttgtgaAGCAGGAAGAGAAATATTCGATCTTATTGCAAAATCAATggtaaaaacaaataaaactatttataCTGATACCGTTGAATACGTTGATGATAGCCCTGCATATAAAGATCCTTTGAATTATACTTCTTGTAATGCTACGGCCTACTTTTCAAATGCTGAAATATTTAACTTTAATCAAATTGATTATAAAGATCTAAGAGTTGcatctaaatatatttatcgCATATTCGGAAAGTCTACCCCGTTTAAAGAAATCATTCGGAAAATGATAAGTTACAGAACAATACGAcgagaaatttttaattttaaaaattttcataagtatgtaaaaaattatattcaaaatattcaaCAAGAAAATAACGAAATTAATGCGTATTTGTTACTTAAATCGTTGGCATTTAAGTGTTATAAgctaatttatttgttttcgTTTATTGAGTTAGAGGAACAAAAGAGaaatgaattaaaaaatgctaTGGTTGAAAGCATGGTACTAAAAACTAAATGTGATTGTCAATGGCAAATAATACAAATCTTGGACACGGTagtttatgattttttgattGAGTCCCTAGAAGCCGTTATTTCTAACAGTGAAAAAAAGATTGGACAAACTTCATCGCCAtgattaaattaataattttttattaactaatattgtaaaaaaaaatttgataatgtCAAACGGGAtcgtaaaaaatttaaaatcaaaatctttatattaaatataattattttgtattataaacatatataataattatcattaataatttctatccCGATAGCGTTTGTATATGAAATTTCGCTTAATAtctcaatatttttatggcTTACACAAAAATTACTGTTCCTAGAAGGTATGAACAAGATTTTTCGTGCCGTCTTGTCTGCTATGTATGCTGCATTTTCAGTTCACAAATTGGCTTACTATACATATAATGCTTTGTAAATTGGTCATTTCACAGCAAACTCCTAAGcgaattttgttttttatttagttttattttccatGTCGCGCTTATTGCTTTACGTTACTATCTTTCATTTTACACAAATCtaactattttttatagtattttCTGATTATTTAGTgcttttatgtttttgtttcatttattttttatgttctatgtatataacattttatttttttttttgtattttattattattgtttgGTGTatttaaatcaaatttcTATGTTCCGActcgatttttttataacggTTTAAGTATCAAATCAAGCATCTactatttttgttttttattgcaTGTTTATGTTCTAAAATGCGAAAATTCTTGTCTTGTGTTTTGCATGCCGACTTAAATGATTTagctttatttttttttctttcattGCATGTCAAATGTATCAATTGACGTCACTGACACATTTGACATGGGTTGCTAATCAATACgtaattattgtttttaataattactTTGATTATGCCGAGTTTTTTACTGGACTACTTTGGTTGTTTCAATGTTTAGATCGtaaatttatctaaaaatgTGAGTACAATTGATctatatttcttatttcgatataaacaaaaactAATATGCGTACTTTTTTCTGatatctttattaattgattgtttaaaattttaagagcTTCTTGTCTTCTTAATACTGTTTAATgtttgtttaattttagtagatcatttatgtttttttttcatatacCCCATatgatttgtttaaaatttttttcactATTCTTTTTAACTCAAGCTAGTCAATTTATATACAATATTATCGGTGAAATTGTACTAGAGAAAATAGAAAAGAGAGAATTCGAAatctttaatttaaaaaagaattattgtaaaatgtttattaaattttcttttgataCTGATTGTCTAACGCAGCaaatatatgataaaaGCGTCAAAAATAATggaaatgaaaaaattagacTGTCTCTTGCAACTAACACTGACGATgagattaataaaatttttaaaaaaagcatTTTCTCAAATGGATATAAAGGTCATAAAAAGATGATCTTAGTGTATAATAAAGACGAATCTAATAGGATgattgaaataataaaaaaaataaatagtgAGAGAGCAAAACAAAGTAAACCAAACGTGTTttgttttgaaaatattattgagAAAG
Above is a window of Vairimorpha necatrix chromosome 2, complete sequence DNA encoding:
- a CDS encoding putative SP-containing protein; translated protein: MLFLFLFNICEAGREIFDLIAKSMVKTNKTIYTDTVEYVDDSPAYKDPLNYTSCNATAYFSNAEIFNFNQIDYKDLRVASKYIYRIFGKSTPFKEIIRKMISYRTIRREIFNFKNFHKYVKNYIQNIQQENNEINAYLLLKSLAFKCYKLIYLFSFIELEEQKRNELKNAMVESMVLKTKCDCQWQIIQILDTVVYDFLIESLEAVISNSEKKIGQTSSP